One window of Magallana gigas chromosome 2, xbMagGiga1.1, whole genome shotgun sequence genomic DNA carries:
- the LOC105322519 gene encoding trafficking kinesin-binding protein 1 isoform X1, producing MDDQFESGSNADSNLWNLAVLCSDRVTQMTKTYNDIEAVNRLLEEKERDLELAAKIGQTLLTKNQELSEKNDVLEEQLGLLSEKVNQIKHELSLKDGLLQAFSENVDLSPSDESSGSTDCLQYLGGACAIEKKVKVLEEENLKLRLETEQLSSETSRYEEKEQRLVDDCVAQLSAKKKELDLLAEELIKRSEECSGQKEEITGLLAQVVELQRRLKIMTLENMEYQKHLEESQKAQRELTTELSALKDKHDELYALYEQAQEEIRELRRKQKPGAVRHNYMSASLLSIPSDSLASELESSLRSECDYPPGFSPAERKVHNWKIFETAKAALKPGSSRYSLPGSRSSLGPSASQSMMNLGHSPPGASSLDISHNDSGGESASVSTRSSMYFADMEESEAPSDLAGFNSLYRNQKCQYGKPGIPGSNDLETALRKLSLRRANELNEQDYREDEDKKHRGRNRMESEMSDTPGVCRTPDSTLSTGSGLSHFSLSGSNNPYYRLPQKLKIIKPLEGSVTLRQWQQLATPKIEGLFESRPGVATRGDRKLDIEAETYNISDFEEDDDYQECPSKRVEESTTINTLTDSRVKHPSDYSSDEDETLSECDKSDTTASPRSLTSRMATGQQGTNSGTSTYSMSMGLASILNERDLLSTAAKKKNAKSMPETATNPERVDSIVSDSHFEFSKITASSTYTTTTECSIKLSTGQEVPPQDSGYSGSSSSDSSGSMNLPFSLQRGLPFDHLNQGTHVLMDTLKHTGYSLINSRYIGGILRPQNREGMSGASSTASCEQANTSSTADKSDVIHVTAGKISKSEASKISSLFGRALPGGVSGALTQLRQNGIF from the exons ATGGATGATCAGTTTGAATCGGGAAGTAATGCAGACAGTAATTTATGGAACTTAGCAG tgcTATGTTCGGATCGTGTGACACAGATGACTAAGACATACAATGATATAGAAGCGGTTAACAGACTACTGGAAGAG AAAGAAAGAGATTTAGAGCTAGCAGCTAAAATTGGACAAACTTTACTGACAAAAAACCAGGAACTCTCCGAGAAGAATGATGTTTTAGAGGAACAGTTGGGGTTACTCTCTGAAAAG GTAAACCAAATCAAACATGAGTTATCATTAAAGGATGGCCTGCTGCAAGCTTTCTCCGAAAATGTGGACTTATCACCAAGTGACGAATCCAG TGGCAGTACAGACTGCTTACAATACCTTGGTGGAGCATGTGCTATCGAGAAAAAAGTCAAAGTTCTAGAGGAGGAAAACCTCAAACTCAGATTAGAG ACTGAGCAGTTATCTTCAGAAACTTCAAGATATGAGGAGAAAGAACAGAGGCTGGTGGATGACTGTGTGGCACAGCTCA GTGCCAAGAAGAAGGAGCTTGACTTGCTGGCCGAGGAGCTGATAAAGCGGTCGGAGGAATGCAGCGGACAGAAGGAAGAAATCACCGGGCTACTGGCCCAGGTGGTGGAGCTCCAGCGCCGCCTCAAAATC ATGACTTTGGAAAACATGGAGTATCAGAAGCACTTGGAGGAATCGCAGAAAGCTCAGAGGGAGCTCACCACAGAG CTTTCAGCCTTAAAAGACAAGCATGATGAGTTATATGCCCTGTATGAACAGGCCCAGGAAGAGATTCGAGAACTCCGTCGTAAACAAAAGCCAGGAGCGGTAAGGCACAATTATATGTCTGCGTCACTCCTCAGCATCCCCTCCGACTCACTGGCCTCGGAATTAGAAAGCTCACTGCGAAGTGAATGTGATTATCCTCCAGGATTCTCCCCTGCAGAGAGAAA GGTACATAACTGGAAGATATTTGAGACTGCAAAGGCGGCCCTAAAGCCAGGAAGTTCTCGGTATTCTCTGCCAGGGTCAAGAAGTTCCCTTGGACCCTCCGCTAGCCAGAGCATGATGAATCTAGGTCACAGTCCACCTGGGGCCAGTAGCCTGGATATAAGTCATAACGACAGCGGTGGGGAGTCAGCCTCTGTCTCCACCAGGAGTTCTATGTACTTTGCTGACATGGAGGAAAGCGAAGCTCCGTCTGATCTGGCCGGATTTAACAGTTTGTACAG AAACCAGAAATGTCAGTATGGAAAACCAGGAATCCCTGGTTCCAATGATCTGGAGACAGCCTTACGTAAACTTTCATTGAGACGAGCCAATGAGTTGAATGAACAGGATTACAGAGAAGATGAAGACAAGAAGCATCGAGGGAGAAATAG GATGGAGAGTGAGATGTCGGACACACCTGGAGTGTGTAGGACCCCCGACAGTACCCTGTCCACAGGCAGTGGCCTGTCCCACTTTTCTCTCTCAGGGAGTAACAATCCATACTACCGCCTCCCTCAGAAACTCAAAATCATCAAACCACTCGAAG GATCTGTTACCTTGCGGCAGTGGCAGCAGTTGGCTACTCCCAAAATAGAAGGCCTGTTTGAGTCCAGACCAGGAGTAGCCACTCGTGGAGACAGGAAGCTGGACATTGAGGCAGAGACGTATAATATCAGTGACTTTGAAGAAGACG ATGACTATCAGGAATGCCCCAGTAAACGCGTTGAGGAGAGCACCACCATTAACACACTCACCGACTCCAGGGTCAAACACCCCTCAGATTACAGCAG TGATGAAGATGAGACTTTATCTGAATGTGATAAAAGCGA TACCACTGCTTCTCCAAGATCGCTCACATCAAGAATGGCCACTGGTCAGCAAGGCACAAACAGTGGAACTAGTACGTACAGCATGTCGATGGGACTGGCTTCTATCTTGAACGAGCGAGATCTCTTGTCTACAGCAGCAAAAAAGAAGAATGCAAAATCGATGCCAGAAACGGCAACAAACCCAGAGAGGGTTGACAGCATCGTGTCCGATTCCCATTTTGAGTTTTCCAAAATCACAGCGTCTTCCACTTACACCACTACGACTGAATGCAGCATAAAGTTGTCTACAGGGCAGGAAGTACCCCCTCAGGATTCTGGTTATTCAGGATCAAGTTCATCTGACTCTTCAGGCTCCATGAACCTGCCCTTTTCACTACAGAGAGGGTTACCCTTCGATCATTTAAACCAGGGGACCCATGTTTTAATGGACACCCTGAAACATACAGGTTACTCGCTGATAAACTCAAGGTATATCGGGGGAATACTGAGGCCTCAGAATAGAGAGGGAATGTCTGGGGCAAGTTCTACTGCATCGTGTGAACAGGCAAATACTTCCTCAACAGCTGATAAATCAGATGTTATTCACGTGACTGCAGGGAAAATCTCAAAAAGTGAGGCATCAAAGATCAGCTCACTGTTTGGGCGTGCCCTTCCAGGGGGTGTATCTGGGGCGTTGACACAGCTGCGACAAAACGGAATCTTTTGA
- the LOC105322519 gene encoding trafficking kinesin-binding protein 1 isoform X2 gives MDDQFESGSNADSNLWNLAVLCSDRVTQMTKTYNDIEAVNRLLEEKERDLELAAKIGQTLLTKNQELSEKNDVLEEQLGLLSEKVNQIKHELSLKDGLLQAFSENVDLSPSDESSGSTDCLQYLGGACAIEKKVKVLEEENLKLRLETEQLSSETSRYEEKEQRLVDDCVAQLSAKKKELDLLAEELIKRSEECSGQKEEITGLLAQVVELQRRLKIMTLENMEYQKHLEESQKAQRELTTELSALKDKHDELYALYEQAQEEIRELRRKQKPGAVRHNYMSASLLSIPSDSLASELESSLRSECDYPPGFSPAERKVHNWKIFETAKAALKPGSSRYSLPGSRSSLGPSASQSMMNLGHSPPGASSLDISHNDSGGESASVSTRSSMYFADMEESEAPSDLAGFNSLYRNQKCQYGKPGIPGSNDLETALRKLSLRRANELNEQDYREDEDKKHRGRNRMESEMSDTPGVCRTPDSTLSTGSGLSHFSLSGSNNPYYRLPQKLKIIKPLEGSVTLRQWQQLATPKIEGLFESRPGVATRGDRKLDIEAETYNISDFEEDDDYQECPSKRVEESTTINTLTDSRVKHPSDYSSTTASPRSLTSRMATGQQGTNSGTSTYSMSMGLASILNERDLLSTAAKKKNAKSMPETATNPERVDSIVSDSHFEFSKITASSTYTTTTECSIKLSTGQEVPPQDSGYSGSSSSDSSGSMNLPFSLQRGLPFDHLNQGTHVLMDTLKHTGYSLINSRYIGGILRPQNREGMSGASSTASCEQANTSSTADKSDVIHVTAGKISKSEASKISSLFGRALPGGVSGALTQLRQNGIF, from the exons ATGGATGATCAGTTTGAATCGGGAAGTAATGCAGACAGTAATTTATGGAACTTAGCAG tgcTATGTTCGGATCGTGTGACACAGATGACTAAGACATACAATGATATAGAAGCGGTTAACAGACTACTGGAAGAG AAAGAAAGAGATTTAGAGCTAGCAGCTAAAATTGGACAAACTTTACTGACAAAAAACCAGGAACTCTCCGAGAAGAATGATGTTTTAGAGGAACAGTTGGGGTTACTCTCTGAAAAG GTAAACCAAATCAAACATGAGTTATCATTAAAGGATGGCCTGCTGCAAGCTTTCTCCGAAAATGTGGACTTATCACCAAGTGACGAATCCAG TGGCAGTACAGACTGCTTACAATACCTTGGTGGAGCATGTGCTATCGAGAAAAAAGTCAAAGTTCTAGAGGAGGAAAACCTCAAACTCAGATTAGAG ACTGAGCAGTTATCTTCAGAAACTTCAAGATATGAGGAGAAAGAACAGAGGCTGGTGGATGACTGTGTGGCACAGCTCA GTGCCAAGAAGAAGGAGCTTGACTTGCTGGCCGAGGAGCTGATAAAGCGGTCGGAGGAATGCAGCGGACAGAAGGAAGAAATCACCGGGCTACTGGCCCAGGTGGTGGAGCTCCAGCGCCGCCTCAAAATC ATGACTTTGGAAAACATGGAGTATCAGAAGCACTTGGAGGAATCGCAGAAAGCTCAGAGGGAGCTCACCACAGAG CTTTCAGCCTTAAAAGACAAGCATGATGAGTTATATGCCCTGTATGAACAGGCCCAGGAAGAGATTCGAGAACTCCGTCGTAAACAAAAGCCAGGAGCGGTAAGGCACAATTATATGTCTGCGTCACTCCTCAGCATCCCCTCCGACTCACTGGCCTCGGAATTAGAAAGCTCACTGCGAAGTGAATGTGATTATCCTCCAGGATTCTCCCCTGCAGAGAGAAA GGTACATAACTGGAAGATATTTGAGACTGCAAAGGCGGCCCTAAAGCCAGGAAGTTCTCGGTATTCTCTGCCAGGGTCAAGAAGTTCCCTTGGACCCTCCGCTAGCCAGAGCATGATGAATCTAGGTCACAGTCCACCTGGGGCCAGTAGCCTGGATATAAGTCATAACGACAGCGGTGGGGAGTCAGCCTCTGTCTCCACCAGGAGTTCTATGTACTTTGCTGACATGGAGGAAAGCGAAGCTCCGTCTGATCTGGCCGGATTTAACAGTTTGTACAG AAACCAGAAATGTCAGTATGGAAAACCAGGAATCCCTGGTTCCAATGATCTGGAGACAGCCTTACGTAAACTTTCATTGAGACGAGCCAATGAGTTGAATGAACAGGATTACAGAGAAGATGAAGACAAGAAGCATCGAGGGAGAAATAG GATGGAGAGTGAGATGTCGGACACACCTGGAGTGTGTAGGACCCCCGACAGTACCCTGTCCACAGGCAGTGGCCTGTCCCACTTTTCTCTCTCAGGGAGTAACAATCCATACTACCGCCTCCCTCAGAAACTCAAAATCATCAAACCACTCGAAG GATCTGTTACCTTGCGGCAGTGGCAGCAGTTGGCTACTCCCAAAATAGAAGGCCTGTTTGAGTCCAGACCAGGAGTAGCCACTCGTGGAGACAGGAAGCTGGACATTGAGGCAGAGACGTATAATATCAGTGACTTTGAAGAAGACG ATGACTATCAGGAATGCCCCAGTAAACGCGTTGAGGAGAGCACCACCATTAACACACTCACCGACTCCAGGGTCAAACACCCCTCAGATTACAGCAG TACCACTGCTTCTCCAAGATCGCTCACATCAAGAATGGCCACTGGTCAGCAAGGCACAAACAGTGGAACTAGTACGTACAGCATGTCGATGGGACTGGCTTCTATCTTGAACGAGCGAGATCTCTTGTCTACAGCAGCAAAAAAGAAGAATGCAAAATCGATGCCAGAAACGGCAACAAACCCAGAGAGGGTTGACAGCATCGTGTCCGATTCCCATTTTGAGTTTTCCAAAATCACAGCGTCTTCCACTTACACCACTACGACTGAATGCAGCATAAAGTTGTCTACAGGGCAGGAAGTACCCCCTCAGGATTCTGGTTATTCAGGATCAAGTTCATCTGACTCTTCAGGCTCCATGAACCTGCCCTTTTCACTACAGAGAGGGTTACCCTTCGATCATTTAAACCAGGGGACCCATGTTTTAATGGACACCCTGAAACATACAGGTTACTCGCTGATAAACTCAAGGTATATCGGGGGAATACTGAGGCCTCAGAATAGAGAGGGAATGTCTGGGGCAAGTTCTACTGCATCGTGTGAACAGGCAAATACTTCCTCAACAGCTGATAAATCAGATGTTATTCACGTGACTGCAGGGAAAATCTCAAAAAGTGAGGCATCAAAGATCAGCTCACTGTTTGGGCGTGCCCTTCCAGGGGGTGTATCTGGGGCGTTGACACAGCTGCGACAAAACGGAATCTTTTGA
- the LOC105322519 gene encoding trafficking kinesin-binding protein 1 isoform X3, with the protein MNNLTVLCSDRVTQMTKTYNDIEAVNRLLEEKERDLELAAKIGQTLLTKNQELSEKNDVLEEQLGLLSEKVNQIKHELSLKDGLLQAFSENVDLSPSDESSGSTDCLQYLGGACAIEKKVKVLEEENLKLRLETEQLSSETSRYEEKEQRLVDDCVAQLSAKKKELDLLAEELIKRSEECSGQKEEITGLLAQVVELQRRLKIMTLENMEYQKHLEESQKAQRELTTELSALKDKHDELYALYEQAQEEIRELRRKQKPGAVRHNYMSASLLSIPSDSLASELESSLRSECDYPPGFSPAERKVHNWKIFETAKAALKPGSSRYSLPGSRSSLGPSASQSMMNLGHSPPGASSLDISHNDSGGESASVSTRSSMYFADMEESEAPSDLAGFNSLYRNQKCQYGKPGIPGSNDLETALRKLSLRRANELNEQDYREDEDKKHRGRNRMESEMSDTPGVCRTPDSTLSTGSGLSHFSLSGSNNPYYRLPQKLKIIKPLEGSVTLRQWQQLATPKIEGLFESRPGVATRGDRKLDIEAETYNISDFEEDDDYQECPSKRVEESTTINTLTDSRVKHPSDYSSDEDETLSECDKSDTTASPRSLTSRMATGQQGTNSGTSTYSMSMGLASILNERDLLSTAAKKKNAKSMPETATNPERVDSIVSDSHFEFSKITASSTYTTTTECSIKLSTGQEVPPQDSGYSGSSSSDSSGSMNLPFSLQRGLPFDHLNQGTHVLMDTLKHTGYSLINSRYIGGILRPQNREGMSGASSTASCEQANTSSTADKSDVIHVTAGKISKSEASKISSLFGRALPGGVSGALTQLRQNGIF; encoded by the exons ATGAACAATTTAACTG tgcTATGTTCGGATCGTGTGACACAGATGACTAAGACATACAATGATATAGAAGCGGTTAACAGACTACTGGAAGAG AAAGAAAGAGATTTAGAGCTAGCAGCTAAAATTGGACAAACTTTACTGACAAAAAACCAGGAACTCTCCGAGAAGAATGATGTTTTAGAGGAACAGTTGGGGTTACTCTCTGAAAAG GTAAACCAAATCAAACATGAGTTATCATTAAAGGATGGCCTGCTGCAAGCTTTCTCCGAAAATGTGGACTTATCACCAAGTGACGAATCCAG TGGCAGTACAGACTGCTTACAATACCTTGGTGGAGCATGTGCTATCGAGAAAAAAGTCAAAGTTCTAGAGGAGGAAAACCTCAAACTCAGATTAGAG ACTGAGCAGTTATCTTCAGAAACTTCAAGATATGAGGAGAAAGAACAGAGGCTGGTGGATGACTGTGTGGCACAGCTCA GTGCCAAGAAGAAGGAGCTTGACTTGCTGGCCGAGGAGCTGATAAAGCGGTCGGAGGAATGCAGCGGACAGAAGGAAGAAATCACCGGGCTACTGGCCCAGGTGGTGGAGCTCCAGCGCCGCCTCAAAATC ATGACTTTGGAAAACATGGAGTATCAGAAGCACTTGGAGGAATCGCAGAAAGCTCAGAGGGAGCTCACCACAGAG CTTTCAGCCTTAAAAGACAAGCATGATGAGTTATATGCCCTGTATGAACAGGCCCAGGAAGAGATTCGAGAACTCCGTCGTAAACAAAAGCCAGGAGCGGTAAGGCACAATTATATGTCTGCGTCACTCCTCAGCATCCCCTCCGACTCACTGGCCTCGGAATTAGAAAGCTCACTGCGAAGTGAATGTGATTATCCTCCAGGATTCTCCCCTGCAGAGAGAAA GGTACATAACTGGAAGATATTTGAGACTGCAAAGGCGGCCCTAAAGCCAGGAAGTTCTCGGTATTCTCTGCCAGGGTCAAGAAGTTCCCTTGGACCCTCCGCTAGCCAGAGCATGATGAATCTAGGTCACAGTCCACCTGGGGCCAGTAGCCTGGATATAAGTCATAACGACAGCGGTGGGGAGTCAGCCTCTGTCTCCACCAGGAGTTCTATGTACTTTGCTGACATGGAGGAAAGCGAAGCTCCGTCTGATCTGGCCGGATTTAACAGTTTGTACAG AAACCAGAAATGTCAGTATGGAAAACCAGGAATCCCTGGTTCCAATGATCTGGAGACAGCCTTACGTAAACTTTCATTGAGACGAGCCAATGAGTTGAATGAACAGGATTACAGAGAAGATGAAGACAAGAAGCATCGAGGGAGAAATAG GATGGAGAGTGAGATGTCGGACACACCTGGAGTGTGTAGGACCCCCGACAGTACCCTGTCCACAGGCAGTGGCCTGTCCCACTTTTCTCTCTCAGGGAGTAACAATCCATACTACCGCCTCCCTCAGAAACTCAAAATCATCAAACCACTCGAAG GATCTGTTACCTTGCGGCAGTGGCAGCAGTTGGCTACTCCCAAAATAGAAGGCCTGTTTGAGTCCAGACCAGGAGTAGCCACTCGTGGAGACAGGAAGCTGGACATTGAGGCAGAGACGTATAATATCAGTGACTTTGAAGAAGACG ATGACTATCAGGAATGCCCCAGTAAACGCGTTGAGGAGAGCACCACCATTAACACACTCACCGACTCCAGGGTCAAACACCCCTCAGATTACAGCAG TGATGAAGATGAGACTTTATCTGAATGTGATAAAAGCGA TACCACTGCTTCTCCAAGATCGCTCACATCAAGAATGGCCACTGGTCAGCAAGGCACAAACAGTGGAACTAGTACGTACAGCATGTCGATGGGACTGGCTTCTATCTTGAACGAGCGAGATCTCTTGTCTACAGCAGCAAAAAAGAAGAATGCAAAATCGATGCCAGAAACGGCAACAAACCCAGAGAGGGTTGACAGCATCGTGTCCGATTCCCATTTTGAGTTTTCCAAAATCACAGCGTCTTCCACTTACACCACTACGACTGAATGCAGCATAAAGTTGTCTACAGGGCAGGAAGTACCCCCTCAGGATTCTGGTTATTCAGGATCAAGTTCATCTGACTCTTCAGGCTCCATGAACCTGCCCTTTTCACTACAGAGAGGGTTACCCTTCGATCATTTAAACCAGGGGACCCATGTTTTAATGGACACCCTGAAACATACAGGTTACTCGCTGATAAACTCAAGGTATATCGGGGGAATACTGAGGCCTCAGAATAGAGAGGGAATGTCTGGGGCAAGTTCTACTGCATCGTGTGAACAGGCAAATACTTCCTCAACAGCTGATAAATCAGATGTTATTCACGTGACTGCAGGGAAAATCTCAAAAAGTGAGGCATCAAAGATCAGCTCACTGTTTGGGCGTGCCCTTCCAGGGGGTGTATCTGGGGCGTTGACACAGCTGCGACAAAACGGAATCTTTTGA
- the LOC105322519 gene encoding trafficking kinesin-binding protein 1 isoform X4, which produces MTKTYNDIEAVNRLLEEKERDLELAAKIGQTLLTKNQELSEKNDVLEEQLGLLSEKVNQIKHELSLKDGLLQAFSENVDLSPSDESSGSTDCLQYLGGACAIEKKVKVLEEENLKLRLETEQLSSETSRYEEKEQRLVDDCVAQLSAKKKELDLLAEELIKRSEECSGQKEEITGLLAQVVELQRRLKIMTLENMEYQKHLEESQKAQRELTTELSALKDKHDELYALYEQAQEEIRELRRKQKPGAVRHNYMSASLLSIPSDSLASELESSLRSECDYPPGFSPAERKVHNWKIFETAKAALKPGSSRYSLPGSRSSLGPSASQSMMNLGHSPPGASSLDISHNDSGGESASVSTRSSMYFADMEESEAPSDLAGFNSLYRNQKCQYGKPGIPGSNDLETALRKLSLRRANELNEQDYREDEDKKHRGRNRMESEMSDTPGVCRTPDSTLSTGSGLSHFSLSGSNNPYYRLPQKLKIIKPLEGSVTLRQWQQLATPKIEGLFESRPGVATRGDRKLDIEAETYNISDFEEDDDYQECPSKRVEESTTINTLTDSRVKHPSDYSSDEDETLSECDKSDTTASPRSLTSRMATGQQGTNSGTSTYSMSMGLASILNERDLLSTAAKKKNAKSMPETATNPERVDSIVSDSHFEFSKITASSTYTTTTECSIKLSTGQEVPPQDSGYSGSSSSDSSGSMNLPFSLQRGLPFDHLNQGTHVLMDTLKHTGYSLINSRYIGGILRPQNREGMSGASSTASCEQANTSSTADKSDVIHVTAGKISKSEASKISSLFGRALPGGVSGALTQLRQNGIF; this is translated from the exons ATGACTAAGACATACAATGATATAGAAGCGGTTAACAGACTACTGGAAGAG AAAGAAAGAGATTTAGAGCTAGCAGCTAAAATTGGACAAACTTTACTGACAAAAAACCAGGAACTCTCCGAGAAGAATGATGTTTTAGAGGAACAGTTGGGGTTACTCTCTGAAAAG GTAAACCAAATCAAACATGAGTTATCATTAAAGGATGGCCTGCTGCAAGCTTTCTCCGAAAATGTGGACTTATCACCAAGTGACGAATCCAG TGGCAGTACAGACTGCTTACAATACCTTGGTGGAGCATGTGCTATCGAGAAAAAAGTCAAAGTTCTAGAGGAGGAAAACCTCAAACTCAGATTAGAG ACTGAGCAGTTATCTTCAGAAACTTCAAGATATGAGGAGAAAGAACAGAGGCTGGTGGATGACTGTGTGGCACAGCTCA GTGCCAAGAAGAAGGAGCTTGACTTGCTGGCCGAGGAGCTGATAAAGCGGTCGGAGGAATGCAGCGGACAGAAGGAAGAAATCACCGGGCTACTGGCCCAGGTGGTGGAGCTCCAGCGCCGCCTCAAAATC ATGACTTTGGAAAACATGGAGTATCAGAAGCACTTGGAGGAATCGCAGAAAGCTCAGAGGGAGCTCACCACAGAG CTTTCAGCCTTAAAAGACAAGCATGATGAGTTATATGCCCTGTATGAACAGGCCCAGGAAGAGATTCGAGAACTCCGTCGTAAACAAAAGCCAGGAGCGGTAAGGCACAATTATATGTCTGCGTCACTCCTCAGCATCCCCTCCGACTCACTGGCCTCGGAATTAGAAAGCTCACTGCGAAGTGAATGTGATTATCCTCCAGGATTCTCCCCTGCAGAGAGAAA GGTACATAACTGGAAGATATTTGAGACTGCAAAGGCGGCCCTAAAGCCAGGAAGTTCTCGGTATTCTCTGCCAGGGTCAAGAAGTTCCCTTGGACCCTCCGCTAGCCAGAGCATGATGAATCTAGGTCACAGTCCACCTGGGGCCAGTAGCCTGGATATAAGTCATAACGACAGCGGTGGGGAGTCAGCCTCTGTCTCCACCAGGAGTTCTATGTACTTTGCTGACATGGAGGAAAGCGAAGCTCCGTCTGATCTGGCCGGATTTAACAGTTTGTACAG AAACCAGAAATGTCAGTATGGAAAACCAGGAATCCCTGGTTCCAATGATCTGGAGACAGCCTTACGTAAACTTTCATTGAGACGAGCCAATGAGTTGAATGAACAGGATTACAGAGAAGATGAAGACAAGAAGCATCGAGGGAGAAATAG GATGGAGAGTGAGATGTCGGACACACCTGGAGTGTGTAGGACCCCCGACAGTACCCTGTCCACAGGCAGTGGCCTGTCCCACTTTTCTCTCTCAGGGAGTAACAATCCATACTACCGCCTCCCTCAGAAACTCAAAATCATCAAACCACTCGAAG GATCTGTTACCTTGCGGCAGTGGCAGCAGTTGGCTACTCCCAAAATAGAAGGCCTGTTTGAGTCCAGACCAGGAGTAGCCACTCGTGGAGACAGGAAGCTGGACATTGAGGCAGAGACGTATAATATCAGTGACTTTGAAGAAGACG ATGACTATCAGGAATGCCCCAGTAAACGCGTTGAGGAGAGCACCACCATTAACACACTCACCGACTCCAGGGTCAAACACCCCTCAGATTACAGCAG TGATGAAGATGAGACTTTATCTGAATGTGATAAAAGCGA TACCACTGCTTCTCCAAGATCGCTCACATCAAGAATGGCCACTGGTCAGCAAGGCACAAACAGTGGAACTAGTACGTACAGCATGTCGATGGGACTGGCTTCTATCTTGAACGAGCGAGATCTCTTGTCTACAGCAGCAAAAAAGAAGAATGCAAAATCGATGCCAGAAACGGCAACAAACCCAGAGAGGGTTGACAGCATCGTGTCCGATTCCCATTTTGAGTTTTCCAAAATCACAGCGTCTTCCACTTACACCACTACGACTGAATGCAGCATAAAGTTGTCTACAGGGCAGGAAGTACCCCCTCAGGATTCTGGTTATTCAGGATCAAGTTCATCTGACTCTTCAGGCTCCATGAACCTGCCCTTTTCACTACAGAGAGGGTTACCCTTCGATCATTTAAACCAGGGGACCCATGTTTTAATGGACACCCTGAAACATACAGGTTACTCGCTGATAAACTCAAGGTATATCGGGGGAATACTGAGGCCTCAGAATAGAGAGGGAATGTCTGGGGCAAGTTCTACTGCATCGTGTGAACAGGCAAATACTTCCTCAACAGCTGATAAATCAGATGTTATTCACGTGACTGCAGGGAAAATCTCAAAAAGTGAGGCATCAAAGATCAGCTCACTGTTTGGGCGTGCCCTTCCAGGGGGTGTATCTGGGGCGTTGACACAGCTGCGACAAAACGGAATCTTTTGA